GGATCCTTGCCAGGTCGGCCTTCTGGTATTCCAGATCCCGCACCAGGTCCTCGTGCCTTTCCACCGCCTGCGAGCGCGCCGCTTCGAGCCCCGCCCGCAACTGCTCCACCCGGCGAAGCTCGTTCGTGCATTCCTCCCTGCGGCGGAACATGAGGTTTCTCCGCTCTTCCAGCTCCGCCTTCGTGCGGCGGGACTCCTCCTCCGCCTCACGGAGCCGTGCGGCCTCGCAGGCGATCACGGCGATCTCCTTTTCCAGGTCGCGCATTTCCCGCTTCACCGCAAGGATGCCGGACTCGCTTTCACCGAGGGAGCCGCCGACCAGCGCACCTTCCGCGGTGACCACGTCCCCTTCAAGTGTGACGTAGGTGTTCCACACTCCGTTGCGGTTCCAAAGCCTCAGCGCGCAATCCATGTCGCGCACAAGCAGCGCTCCTCCGAGCAGGCCGCGCACAAGGTCCCCGCACTCCGAAGACGCCCGGACGACGTCGGCAAGCGGGGCGATCACCCCTTCCTCGCCGAGATACGCGGGCGCATCTTCCCGGGAACGCAGGGAAACCGGCACGAAAGTACCACGGCCTTCGCGTGTTTCCTTGAGGAACCTGAGCGCTGAAAGCCCCTCGGTGTGGTCGCGGACGACGATGGATTGCATTCTTTCTCCGAGCACAGCCTCGACGGCCTTCTCGTAAGGGGCGTCCGTCTCCACGAGGTCCCCGATCACGCCGAAGATCCCCTTGTCCCCCTCGGCGCCGCCGCTTTTCCCGTGCCCGTTGAAATGCCGGAGAACGGCGCGCACGCCGGAAGTGGCCCAATCCTTCTGCTCGTATACGCGGGACAGGGTGTCCAGCCGGGAGGATGACGCCTGGAGGAGGCCCTCGGCCTCGGCGCGCGTCTTCACGGCATCGTCGATCCGGACTGTGGATTCATCGAGGAGGCGGCCCGTCTCTTCCCAGGATGTTTCCGCGCCGGCGACCGCGTCCCTGGACACATCCTCACGCGCCCGGACTTCCGCAAGCTCCCGTTCCGCCTTCCCGGATTCCGCCAAAGCCGCTCCGACCTGTTCCTCGAGGCGGACGAGTTTCCGCTCGTTGTCATCGATCGTGCGCTGATACGACCCCGCGCTTGAAAGTGCGGTGGAGTGATGATTCACGCGAACCATCAGGTCGTACTTTGCGCGGTCGGACAGCTCCCGGTGGAGACGGTATTCCTCTTCCGCCCCGCCGGCCTCGGCCGAAAGGGCGGCAAACCGGCCCCTGGCCGAATCGACGCTTTCCCGCCGCAGCGATGCGCCTTCGCGCGCATCCCCGATTCGGACCGCAAGGGCGGAAATCTCCTGCCCGATAACCTCCGCCCGCGCCGCGGCTTCATCGATCAGCCCGCGCAGCTCCCCGGCCTGCCTGACGTTCCCTTTCCATTCCTCCTCACGACGGGCGACTTCCTCCTTCAGTGCGCCGTGGGCGGCCCCAAGGTCCCGCTCTTCGCTTTCCGCCTCGGCGTGGCGGATCTTCATGGATTCCATCTCCGCTTCGAGCCGGGAGATCTCCCCGCGGATACCGAGAAGCGAATCCTCGAGCGAGTGAAGCTCCACGCCCGCGGACGACCGAAGCTGCGTGAACTCCCGGAATTTCCGCGCCGCGATCCGCAGATCCAGATCGCGCAGCTCCTCCTTCAAGGCCTTGTACTTTTCCGCCTTGCGGACCTGCCGGTCGAGGCTGCCTATCTGCCGCTTCACCTCGTCGAGGATGTCCTTCACGCGCGCAAGGTTCTGCCGCGTGCTCTCCATCTTCCGTTCCGCTTCCTTTTTACGGACGCGGAACTTCGCCACCCCTGCCGCTTCCTCGACGATCAGGCGCTTCTCGTCGGGCTTCGCGTTGACGATCGTTGATATCCTGCCCTGCTCGATGATGGCGTAACCGCGGGCGCCCGCCCCCGTGTCGAGGAAGAGCTCTGCGATATCCTTCAGGCGGCAAGGGACCCGGTTGATGTAAAATTCGCTCTCGCCGTTCCGGAAGGTGCGGCGGGTGACCTGTATCTCCGCGTAGGACTCGTACCCGGGGGGACCGCCACCTTCTTCATTGCCGAAAGTAAGCGATACCTCGGCCATCCCCAACGGCCCGGCCGCATCGGAGCCCGCGAAGATCACGTCTTCGAGGGCCTTGCTCCGCAAATAGGTCGGAGCGTGTTCTCCCAGGACCCATCGGATGGCGTCGACGATATTGGATTTGCCGCAGCCGTTCGGGCCGACGATTGCGGTGATTCCCTCGGAAAATTCGAAAATCGTCTTGTCGTAGAAGGATTTAAAGCCGAAGAGTTCGAGTTTTTTGAGTTTCATTGTCCCCTTGCTGCCTGAGGCACGGAATACCTCGACATATTATCAAGATAGTGTATATGCCGCCCCCCCTGGACGCAATATATTGTGTTTGGGGGGAAATGTAAAGCCGAAAAAAACGGCGGCCCCCGGGAGGGCCGCCGTTTTGATGGGAGTAAATATTCCTATTTTCTGGGTTGGGCGGTCTTTTCCCTCAACACAGCCTGCGCCGCCGCCAGCCGCGCGATGGGGACGCGATAGGGCGAGCAGGAAACGTAATCCAGCCCAACGCGGTGGCAGAATTCAACCGACTTCGGGTCCCCGCCGTGCTCGCCGCAGATCCCGACCTTCAGGTTCGGCCGCACCGACCTGCCCTTCTCCACGCCCATGCGGACGAGTTGACCGACGCCTGTCTGGTCGATGGTGGCGAACACGTCGGCCTCGAGGATGTTCTCGGGCCGCCTCGGATAGACGACCTTGCAGGATGCGCAGGAAAGGTCCTTCTCGAGCTTGGTGCCGCACCGCGGGCAAAGCTCGGATCGCGACATGTAGTACTGGATGAACTTGCCGGAGTCGTCACGAGAGAATCCGAACGTCGTCTGCGTGAGATCGTTCGTGCCGAATGAGAAGAATTCCGCCTCACTCGCGATCTCGTCGGCGGTGACCGCCGCGCGTGGGAGCTCGATCATCGTTCCCACCGTGTAGGGAAACTTCTTCTTGTAGCGTTTCATCGTCTCTTCCGCGACTTCGACCACCAGCTCCTTCTGCGCCTTCATCTCCTGGACCATGCTGACAAGCGGAATCATCACTTCCGGCACCACGCGGATGCCTTCGCGGGTGACCTCGGAGGCGGCCTCGAAAATGGCGCGGGCCTGCATGCGGCTTATCTCGGGATAATAGATCCCCAGCCGGCATCCGCGCAGCCCCAGCATCGGGTTGAACTCGTGAAGTTCTTCCACACGGTCGAGCAGCCTGCGCTTCTCGTCGACGATCGTGCGGTCCGCACGCACGAGATCGAGTTTCGTGACCTCGACCATCAATTCCTCCCGCTTGGGAAGGAACTCGTGCAAAGGCGGGTCCAGGAGCCGGATCGTGACCGGGTAGCCCTTCATCTCCTTGTAGAGCCCCTTGAAGTCCTCGCGCTGCAGGGGAAGGAGCTTCGCGAGGGCCGCCTCGCGCTCCTCCTTCGTGCGGGCGAGGATCATCTCCCGCATCAGCGGTATGCGGTCCTCCGCGAAGAACATGTGCTCGGTCCGGCAGAGCCCGATCCCCTGCGCTCCGAACTCCCGTGCGGTGCGGGCGTCGCGCGGCGTGTCGGCGTTCGCGCGGACCTTCAGGCGCCGTATCGCATCGGCCCAGGACATGAGCGTGCCGAACGAGCCGGTCATCTTCGGCGCGATCAGCGGCACCTGCCCCAAAATCACTTCTCCGGTGCTTCCGTTAAGGGAGATGAATTCACCTTCGCGGACCGCCCGGCCGCCGACGACGAAACGGTGCGTCGATTCGTCCACGTCGATCGCCTCGCAGCCGGCCACGCAGGTCTTCCCCATCTGGCGGGCGACCACCGCGGCGTGGGAGGTCATGCCGCCCTTGGCGGTAAGGATTCCGCGCGCCACGTCCATTCCGTGGATGTCGTCGGGGCTCGTCTCCTTGCGTACCAGGATCACCGCCTTACCTTCCATCGCCCACTCCACCGCGCGGTCGGCGGTGAACACGGCGGCGCCGGTCGCCGCGCCCGGAGAAGC
The genomic region above belongs to Deltaproteobacteria bacterium and contains:
- a CDS encoding pyruvate, phosphate dikinase; this translates as MATRRVYFFGGGKAEGHGEMKDILGGKGAGLAEMTNLGVPVPPGFTISTEVCNLFYANRGKISADVRKEISAQLARLEKMTGKKLGDPKNPLLVSVRSGSKFSMPGMMDTILNLGLNDKSVEGIAGKSKNPRFAYDSYRRFLMMFSDVVLGIDKEHFEEIFERKKRERDIESDVELAAADLKDVCGKFKALVKARLRKEFPQDPETQLDLARDAVFKSWNNDRAKYYRKAHGIPDNLGTAVNVQAMVFGNMGDDCATGVGFTRNPATGATEFYGEYLTNAQGEDVVAGIRTPKPIAALKKEMPKVFAQLVKITDKLEKHYKDVQDFEFTVENNVLFMLQTRNGKRTAAAAVKIAVDMVKEKLITREEAVMRLEPQQIDQLLHPVIDPKAKLEVIARGLPASPGAATGAAVFTADRAVEWAMEGKAVILVRKETSPDDIHGMDVARGILTAKGGMTSHAAVVARQMGKTCVAGCEAIDVDESTHRFVVGGRAVREGEFISLNGSTGEVILGQVPLIAPKMTGSFGTLMSWADAIRRLKVRANADTPRDARTAREFGAQGIGLCRTEHMFFAEDRIPLMREMILARTKEEREAALAKLLPLQREDFKGLYKEMKGYPVTIRLLDPPLHEFLPKREELMVEVTKLDLVRADRTIVDEKRRLLDRVEELHEFNPMLGLRGCRLGIYYPEISRMQARAIFEAASEVTREGIRVVPEVMIPLVSMVQEMKAQKELVVEVAEETMKRYKKKFPYTVGTMIELPRAAVTADEIASEAEFFSFGTNDLTQTTFGFSRDDSGKFIQYYMSRSELCPRCGTKLEKDLSCASCKVVYPRRPENILEADVFATIDQTGVGQLVRMGVEKGRSVRPNLKVGICGEHGGDPKSVEFCHRVGLDYVSCSPYRVPIARLAAAQAVLREKTAQPRK
- the smc gene encoding chromosome segregation protein SMC; the protein is MKLKKLELFGFKSFYDKTIFEFSEGITAIVGPNGCGKSNIVDAIRWVLGEHAPTYLRSKALEDVIFAGSDAAGPLGMAEVSLTFGNEEGGGPPGYESYAEIQVTRRTFRNGESEFYINRVPCRLKDIAELFLDTGAGARGYAIIEQGRISTIVNAKPDEKRLIVEEAAGVAKFRVRKKEAERKMESTRQNLARVKDILDEVKRQIGSLDRQVRKAEKYKALKEELRDLDLRIAARKFREFTQLRSSAGVELHSLEDSLLGIRGEISRLEAEMESMKIRHAEAESEERDLGAAHGALKEEVARREEEWKGNVRQAGELRGLIDEAAARAEVIGQEISALAVRIGDAREGASLRRESVDSARGRFAALSAEAGGAEEEYRLHRELSDRAKYDLMVRVNHHSTALSSAGSYQRTIDDNERKLVRLEEQVGAALAESGKAERELAEVRAREDVSRDAVAGAETSWEETGRLLDESTVRIDDAVKTRAEAEGLLQASSSRLDTLSRVYEQKDWATSGVRAVLRHFNGHGKSGGAEGDKGIFGVIGDLVETDAPYEKAVEAVLGERMQSIVVRDHTEGLSALRFLKETREGRGTFVPVSLRSREDAPAYLGEEGVIAPLADVVRASSECGDLVRGLLGGALLVRDMDCALRLWNRNGVWNTYVTLEGDVVTAEGALVGGSLGESESGILAVKREMRDLEKEIAVIACEAARLREAEEESRRTKAELEERRNLMFRRREECTNELRRVEQLRAGLEAARSQAVERHEDLVRDLEYQKADLARIRTEHKASQEAAQLSGQAKGEEEERVRRLIEALEEKRLSAEDARKRCHAAEIELAELAGKDDAERKALEGLEAALEEKRVLAGDWSRRKTDYAGRVRALEEAIESGRTAVEEGAAELSRRQEAIDRLIDEKAAIAAKIDSLGGSMKETRRGAQEASDRLTDLRLSVQRIENDLSNLDVLTYQRYEAHPADLPVPEEAADPEGEAAEISGWESRAAELRDRISGMGDVNLASIEEYREQTERHSFLAGEKEDLEKSLDDLSRAIQRINRTTRERFSDTFGKINEKLTEVFPRLFLGGRAFLTLIDEENLLETGVELVVQLPGKKLLPLSSLSGGEKSLAAACLIFSIFLVKPSPFCLLDEADAALDDANIDRFNSLVREMSGRYQFLLITHNKRTMELADSLYGITMEKPGISKVVSVKFNA